In Nitrospira sp., the following are encoded in one genomic region:
- a CDS encoding NADH:ubiquinone reductase (Na(+)-transporting) subunit B — protein MKRYLDRLRPLFAKGGRFEKYYPVFEMVDVFLYSSPETTHTAPHVRDGIDLKRLMVYVVVALIPCILWSWFNTGYQANLALAKMGMAKTGWRYDLLAALHIGFDAGSILANTVHGFLYFLPIYLTTLIVGGVWETVFATVRQKEINEGFLVTSMLFTLTLPPNMPLWMVAIGISFGVVLGKEIFGGTGKNFLNPALTARAFLFFAYPAEISGDRVWVAVDGYSGATALSLGKVGGVEEIIRGGVTWWNAFIGLMPGSMGETSTLACLLGAAFLIYTGVGSWRIIVGVFLGMVGASLLFNLVGSDTNPMVAMPWYWHLVLGGFAFGMVFMATDPVSAAMTSAGRWVFGILIGAMTVLIRVANPAFPEGVMLTILFANVFAPLIDYAVVQLNIRRRLRRHVRA, from the coding sequence ATGAAACGCTATCTTGATCGTCTCAGGCCTCTGTTTGCCAAGGGCGGCCGGTTTGAAAAGTACTATCCCGTCTTTGAGATGGTCGATGTGTTTCTGTATTCCTCTCCCGAGACCACGCACACCGCGCCTCATGTGCGGGATGGCATCGATCTGAAGAGATTGATGGTGTATGTGGTGGTGGCGCTGATTCCCTGCATCCTGTGGAGCTGGTTCAATACCGGCTATCAGGCTAATCTGGCACTCGCAAAGATGGGGATGGCCAAGACTGGCTGGCGTTATGACCTGCTGGCGGCGCTTCATATCGGTTTTGATGCCGGCAGTATTCTTGCCAATACGGTCCATGGCTTCTTGTATTTTCTGCCGATCTATCTGACGACCTTAATCGTCGGCGGTGTCTGGGAAACGGTCTTTGCCACGGTGCGTCAGAAAGAGATCAATGAAGGCTTTCTGGTCACCTCCATGCTCTTCACGCTGACGCTGCCACCCAATATGCCGCTCTGGATGGTCGCCATCGGGATTAGCTTCGGCGTGGTACTCGGCAAAGAGATCTTCGGCGGGACCGGCAAGAATTTTCTCAATCCCGCCCTGACCGCGCGGGCGTTTCTGTTTTTCGCCTATCCCGCCGAAATCTCCGGTGACCGGGTGTGGGTGGCGGTGGATGGCTATTCCGGCGCGACCGCGCTCAGCCTTGGTAAAGTTGGCGGCGTAGAGGAGATCATCCGCGGAGGCGTGACCTGGTGGAATGCCTTTATCGGCCTGATGCCGGGCTCCATGGGAGAGACTTCCACCCTCGCCTGTCTGCTCGGCGCGGCGTTCCTGATCTATACTGGGGTCGGTTCTTGGCGCATTATCGTCGGGGTCTTTCTGGGAATGGTCGGGGCCTCGCTCCTGTTCAATCTTGTCGGCAGCGACACCAATCCCATGGTGGCAATGCCCTGGTACTGGCACCTGGTGCTGGGTGGGTTTGCCTTCGGCATGGTCTTCATGGCCACCGATCCGGTGTCGGCCGCCATGACGAGTGCCGGGCGCTGGGTCTTCGGCATTCTGATCGGAGCCATGACCGTGCTGATCCGCGTGGCGAACCCAGCATTTCCTGAAGGCGTGATGCTCACGATTTTGTTTGCCAATGTGTTTGCGCCCCTGATCGATTATGCGGTCGTCCAGCTGAACATCCGACGGAGGCTACGCCGCCATGTCCGCGCCTGA
- a CDS encoding Na(+)-translocating NADH-quinone reductase subunit C — MSAPESDSAVSAAPVESASRTLLVTLVVCLVCSVVVAGAAVLLRPIQETNQKADLIRNVIAVSGLLKEGLTEEQALKRIDARMVELATGDEVKGIDPDTFNIVKAGKDPEISSELTRREDVAGIRREPRYLPVYRIVGANGELKKLILPVYGYGLWSTMYGFLALEGDLRTVQGLRFYQHAETPGLGGEIDNPRWRAQWEGKVLFDNEWKVQVELVRGSIDRSTPEAQHQVDALAGATITSRGVENLLKFWLSDKGYGPYLSRLRHERS, encoded by the coding sequence ATGTCCGCGCCTGAATCAGATTCCGCCGTATCCGCTGCGCCAGTCGAAAGTGCGAGCAGAACGCTGCTGGTGACGCTTGTCGTCTGTCTGGTCTGCTCGGTGGTGGTCGCCGGCGCGGCGGTGCTCCTTCGACCGATTCAGGAAACGAATCAGAAGGCCGACCTCATACGGAATGTGATTGCGGTCTCCGGCCTGCTCAAGGAGGGGTTGACGGAAGAACAAGCGCTGAAACGGATTGACGCGCGCATGGTCGAACTGGCAACCGGTGACGAGGTGAAGGGGATCGATCCTGACACCTTTAATATCGTCAAGGCCGGAAAGGATCCCGAGATCTCCAGCGAACTCACCCGCCGAGAGGATGTGGCGGGGATCAGGCGAGAACCGCGCTATCTGCCGGTCTATCGGATTGTCGGCGCCAACGGCGAGTTGAAGAAACTGATTCTGCCGGTGTACGGCTACGGGCTCTGGTCCACCATGTACGGGTTTCTTGCGCTTGAGGGGGATTTGCGAACGGTTCAGGGGCTCCGATTCTATCAGCATGCCGAAACCCCGGGACTAGGGGGGGAAATCGACAATCCCAGGTGGCGCGCGCAATGGGAGGGCAAAGTCCTATTCGACAATGAATGGAAGGTTCAGGTTGAACTGGTGAGGGGCTCGATTGACAGGTCCACACCCGAAGCCCAGCACCAGGTCGACGCACTCGCCGGCGCCACCATCACCTCACGAGGCGTGGAGAATTTGCTGAAATTCTGGCTGAGCGACAAAGGCTACGGGCCGTACCTGTCCCGTTTGCGTCACGAAAGGAGCTAA